Proteins encoded in a region of the Mycolicibacterium duvalii genome:
- a CDS encoding MlaD family protein, translating to MKGRNFLSFLAFAVMIIFAVGYIGSLGVRLKPPDNRVNLSMTVADINGIVVDSNILLRGVPVGKVSHIASSIGGATIYFYVDDRFRIPADCDVRLDNLSALGESYIGLFPRRQDGPMLRDGQHISTEMVEQPPSITELAASVTRLLNQVDPDALARIISEADTALPDPNSALPNLAHASEMLRNTAANMHGQGRVLLSNFQTLLRNAGWVGPTLAATAPDLRESAQNASKTLQGFSVGALEIGPDGMKKFGFFINRIQKLLDANGGDLKVLGEAFRPRVRAIAGALLNFDPSQILTNILETIPEDGAITLRVTVPPK from the coding sequence ATGAAGGGCCGAAATTTCCTGTCGTTTCTGGCGTTTGCTGTGATGATTATATTTGCGGTGGGCTACATCGGCTCGCTCGGTGTGCGGCTCAAGCCGCCTGATAACCGAGTTAATCTCTCCATGACGGTGGCTGATATCAATGGCATCGTCGTTGATTCGAATATTCTGTTGCGTGGCGTACCGGTCGGCAAAGTCAGCCATATCGCGTCATCCATCGGCGGAGCCACCATTTACTTCTACGTCGACGACCGCTTCCGTATCCCCGCCGACTGCGATGTGCGGCTCGATAACCTGTCCGCCCTCGGTGAAAGCTATATCGGACTGTTCCCGCGGCGCCAGGACGGTCCTATGTTGCGCGACGGCCAGCACATCTCAACCGAGATGGTGGAGCAACCACCATCGATAACCGAACTGGCGGCAAGTGTTACGCGGCTACTCAATCAGGTCGACCCCGATGCGCTCGCACGCATCATCAGCGAGGCCGATACAGCGTTGCCGGATCCAAACTCGGCACTGCCCAACTTGGCGCACGCCAGCGAGATGCTGAGAAACACCGCAGCGAATATGCACGGCCAGGGCCGGGTCTTGTTGAGCAATTTTCAAACACTGTTACGCAACGCTGGATGGGTTGGGCCCACGCTCGCTGCAACGGCGCCCGATCTCCGAGAGAGCGCCCAAAATGCCTCCAAGACCCTGCAAGGGTTTTCGGTGGGTGCCCTCGAGATTGGCCCGGACGGTATGAAGAAATTCGGCTTCTTCATCAACCGAATCCAGAAGCTGTTGGATGCCAACGGCGGTGACCTCAAAGTGCTGGGCGAAGCATTTCGGCCACGCGTCAGGGCTATCGCCGGTGCACTGTTGAACTTCGACCCCAGTCAGATCTTGACCAACATCCTGGAGACAATACCCGAGGACGGCGCGATTACCCTGCGCGTAACCGTCCCCCCGAAGTAA
- a CDS encoding MlaD family protein → MNRRNWRLVAAVATVITVSSCASLNVSSLPAPGSSYSDGYDIVIEFANVLNLPDSAKVVLDGTTVGVVSDVALSSSAVDVTSTIERGVAVPSDIRAVLQQDTVLGDIYVALERPTTDQAPAPALSPGARIPLAQTTSPPQLEDTIAHMANFVSSGSIQRVQESIARINRIQPPGGQDGIRKMASQVAADLGDLSNNMNLVDLWLNGVSETIDVAHRKIPVLQEMFSEEGMTAFRRFLEIFSYVGTILPSTGTIYAGGFWLVPLLNSLGDAAGATQQSKRMFEAEGPAWRRLLTEFFLPQDKYPAINITSIMSPDGREISGNVHDVLRILGGTP, encoded by the coding sequence ATGAACCGCCGGAATTGGCGGTTGGTCGCGGCCGTTGCCACCGTCATTACGGTTTCCTCGTGTGCTTCGCTCAACGTGAGCTCGCTGCCTGCGCCGGGAAGTAGCTATAGCGATGGATACGACATCGTCATCGAATTCGCCAACGTACTGAATTTGCCGGACAGCGCAAAGGTGGTCTTGGACGGCACCACCGTCGGGGTCGTATCGGATGTGGCACTGTCCAGCAGTGCGGTTGACGTCACCTCGACTATTGAGCGAGGCGTCGCGGTGCCCTCTGACATCCGAGCGGTTCTGCAGCAGGACACGGTCTTGGGCGACATCTATGTCGCTCTCGAGCGACCGACAACCGACCAGGCGCCGGCGCCCGCGTTGAGTCCGGGTGCCCGCATCCCGCTGGCACAGACCACATCTCCACCGCAACTCGAAGACACCATCGCCCACATGGCGAATTTTGTGTCGAGCGGTTCCATCCAACGCGTTCAAGAGTCGATCGCCCGTATCAACCGAATCCAGCCGCCCGGGGGCCAGGACGGGATCCGCAAGATGGCTTCCCAAGTGGCAGCCGACCTCGGGGACCTGTCGAACAACATGAATCTCGTTGACCTGTGGCTCAACGGCGTGTCCGAGACCATAGATGTCGCACATCGCAAGATCCCGGTTTTGCAGGAGATGTTCTCCGAGGAAGGGATGACCGCTTTTCGTCGGTTCTTGGAGATATTTTCATATGTGGGAACCATCCTCCCCTCTACCGGGACTATCTACGCCGGTGGTTTCTGGCTGGTGCCCCTACTGAATTCATTGGGAGATGCGGCAGGCGCTACTCAGCAATCCAAGAGAATGTTCGAAGCAGAGGGGCCTGCATGGCGCCGGCTACTGACTGAATTTTTCCTCCCGCAGGATAAGTATCCCGCGATCAATATTACTTCGATAATGAGTCCGGACGGCCGGGAAATTTCGGGAAACGTCCATGACGTGCTACGGATCTTGGGTGGGACACCATGA
- a CDS encoding MlaD family protein, with product MPGSGSPHRRRVVAIALTAAAVVTVGTSCGGPPEEQANAQYCAVLPDSIGLYVGNPVTQMGYQIGEVTSITPGATDVRVDFSITERRLLPGDVKAIVRSTSILADRSLELVGNADSGSHLGAGECIPLSRSWTPKSVSAVIGSATDFVNGINPAESTNVGDVVSQLDQALHNNGAGVNKLLTTSSAVVDSPDQVISDIGSVITNLAELTSAVSEIRGPLKEVLLNAEQNMSDVAVTLDGGNRMVGGFMGAVKAVVDIEENLGGEFQFTLDATSVALRKLSAHAPWVASLLNPVPWWVNTLAGHFNNREFNINYRPPLYRIRTPDGWALCGIMNSSTPGSCANVAGQPYAVDVALLQYVLTEANR from the coding sequence ATGCCCGGGTCAGGTTCGCCTCACCGTCGCCGGGTCGTGGCAATCGCGCTCACAGCGGCGGCGGTGGTGACGGTTGGCACTTCGTGCGGCGGGCCGCCCGAAGAACAGGCCAACGCCCAATACTGCGCGGTCCTGCCCGACAGCATCGGTCTATACGTCGGCAATCCGGTGACGCAGATGGGCTACCAGATCGGTGAGGTCACCAGTATCACCCCCGGTGCAACCGACGTACGCGTCGACTTCAGTATCACTGAACGGCGTTTGTTGCCCGGTGACGTCAAAGCAATTGTCCGGTCGACGTCGATTCTTGCTGATCGGTCGCTGGAACTCGTTGGCAACGCTGATTCGGGATCCCACCTCGGTGCGGGCGAGTGCATTCCGCTTTCCCGTTCATGGACCCCGAAAAGCGTGTCGGCAGTGATAGGTTCGGCGACCGATTTCGTCAACGGAATCAATCCGGCTGAATCGACGAATGTCGGCGATGTCGTAAGTCAGCTCGATCAAGCGTTGCACAACAATGGCGCCGGCGTAAACAAGCTCCTAACGACGTCATCGGCTGTAGTCGATAGTCCCGATCAGGTGATCAGCGACATCGGGTCCGTGATCACCAACCTCGCCGAACTGACCTCAGCAGTCAGCGAGATCAGAGGGCCGCTGAAAGAAGTTCTGCTGAACGCGGAACAGAACATGTCGGACGTCGCCGTGACCTTGGATGGTGGCAACCGTATGGTCGGAGGATTCATGGGAGCTGTGAAAGCCGTTGTGGACATAGAAGAAAACCTCGGTGGGGAGTTTCAGTTCACGCTTGATGCGACATCGGTTGCGCTGCGGAAACTGAGTGCACACGCGCCGTGGGTGGCAAGTCTCCTGAACCCGGTTCCATGGTGGGTCAATACGCTGGCGGGCCATTTCAACAACCGTGAATTCAATATCAATTACCGTCCGCCGTTGTATCGCATCAGAACCCCCGACGGGTGGGCGCTGTGTGGCATCATGAATTCTTCGACGCCGGGGAGCTGCGCGAACGTTGCCGGGCAGCCATACGCGGTTGATGTTGCGCTGCTTCAGTACGTACTCACCGAGGCGAACCGATGA
- a CDS encoding MlaD family protein encodes MKVLRNPTVWGAGALALMTVIALLIAMVYVSPPGQKTVIFYTDDAAAIRPGDSVRIAGINVGKVKDLTLESDQVRVEARVDDSAFVGDRSQVQVRMLTVVGGYYVSISPIGDTPLGTKPIPVERVTMPYSLIRTLTDATKITDNVAPQPINESLGQVQRGLTGTNLESVSAVIDAGNNVMSTIEKQRGQVSAILNLSNEYLQDVNNYKDELKDLIRKISIIEQSLTLYSKGLARAMAGFGDIMDGLSPIFIFYQNHRDKALVKIRDWLEKSRMWSERNGVVVRALHLTRVKIERILGAQQAAPELLATDLCMPIPGSPC; translated from the coding sequence ATGAAAGTGTTACGTAACCCGACTGTCTGGGGTGCCGGCGCCCTCGCACTCATGACCGTTATCGCGCTGCTCATCGCCATGGTTTATGTCAGTCCGCCCGGGCAGAAGACCGTCATCTTCTATACCGACGACGCGGCGGCGATCCGCCCTGGAGATTCAGTACGAATTGCCGGCATCAACGTTGGCAAGGTGAAGGATCTGACACTGGAATCGGACCAAGTCCGGGTCGAAGCACGGGTGGACGACAGCGCATTCGTCGGTGACCGTTCGCAGGTGCAGGTCCGCATGCTCACCGTGGTGGGGGGCTATTACGTAAGCATCTCGCCAATAGGTGACACGCCTCTGGGGACCAAACCTATTCCGGTGGAACGGGTGACCATGCCCTACAGTTTGATTCGCACCCTCACGGATGCGACGAAGATCACCGACAATGTCGCCCCACAGCCCATCAACGAATCACTCGGCCAGGTGCAGCGGGGGCTTACCGGTACCAACCTGGAATCGGTCTCCGCGGTCATCGATGCGGGCAACAACGTAATGTCCACCATTGAGAAGCAACGCGGGCAGGTGAGCGCCATCCTCAACCTGTCCAATGAGTACCTGCAGGATGTAAACAATTACAAAGATGAGCTCAAAGATTTGATACGCAAGATTTCGATCATTGAGCAGTCGCTTACGTTGTACAGCAAGGGGCTCGCCCGCGCCATGGCTGGTTTCGGTGACATCATGGATGGTCTTTCACCGATCTTCATCTTTTATCAGAATCACCGCGACAAAGCTCTCGTGAAAATTCGCGATTGGTTGGAGAAATCACGAATGTGGTCGGAACGCAACGGTGTAGTCGTTCGGGCGCTGCACCTGACGCGGGTGAAGATCGAACGGATCCTGGGCGCACAGCAGGCGGCACCAGAGCTATTGGCTACCGACCTCTGTATGCCAATACCCGGAAGTCCGTGCTGA
- a CDS encoding MlaD family protein: protein MKTGAALWRLAISGIVAITLFILLANVIKQPTAAETRAYTAEFTDASGLHADADVRVRGVRVGKVQSVDLERRNGQSIAVVRLTCDQRYGVVSGTRLAIKFEALTGLRYIDVIDPAENYSKADLVTDVTTTMTQPSFDVTELFNGLQPVIATLNPDELNTFTANAATYLSGDGGGLAPMLESIHKLTRFVADRQQVIATLMRNLKDISDTMGGHGKDLIQIVDWLNKGPVDGMLGILDEFRKAHLYGEFMDDAAQVVKNLGFPPEGNNGDYFVYGPESNKNVTNVDEAFDRAFTVFDDYTEAFKLVPVMWENIPPPPEAGAPLACSRGRAQLPAEMDVFLNGRKVVLCNR from the coding sequence ATGAAGACCGGCGCGGCATTGTGGCGACTCGCGATCAGCGGCATAGTCGCCATTACCCTGTTCATCCTGTTGGCGAACGTGATCAAGCAGCCCACAGCAGCGGAAACGCGAGCGTATACGGCCGAGTTCACTGACGCATCGGGCTTACATGCGGACGCCGACGTGCGGGTCCGCGGAGTTCGCGTCGGGAAGGTGCAGTCGGTCGACCTTGAGCGAAGGAACGGTCAAAGCATCGCCGTTGTCAGGTTGACGTGCGACCAACGCTATGGCGTGGTGTCTGGCACCCGACTTGCCATCAAGTTCGAGGCGCTCACCGGACTGCGTTACATAGATGTCATCGATCCGGCGGAAAATTACTCCAAGGCCGATCTCGTTACTGACGTGACTACGACGATGACGCAACCGTCTTTCGACGTCACCGAATTGTTCAACGGGCTACAACCTGTGATCGCCACCCTGAATCCCGACGAACTGAACACCTTTACAGCGAACGCGGCAACATATCTTTCGGGTGATGGCGGCGGCTTGGCGCCGATGCTGGAAAGTATCCACAAGCTCACCAGGTTCGTAGCGGACCGTCAGCAAGTCATCGCCACGTTGATGCGTAATCTGAAGGACATCTCCGACACCATGGGCGGACATGGAAAAGATCTGATCCAAATAGTGGATTGGCTCAACAAGGGTCCGGTCGACGGCATGCTTGGAATTCTGGACGAGTTTCGAAAAGCCCACCTCTACGGCGAATTTATGGACGATGCGGCGCAAGTGGTCAAGAACTTGGGATTTCCGCCCGAGGGCAACAATGGCGACTATTTCGTCTACGGCCCGGAATCCAACAAGAACGTAACCAACGTGGACGAAGCCTTCGACCGTGCGTTCACCGTGTTTGACGACTATACGGAGGCCTTCAAGCTGGTTCCGGTCATGTGGGAGAACATTCCGCCGCCGCCTGAAGCTGGTGCGCCCCTGGCGTGTTCCCGGGGACGGGCTCAGTTACCGGCAGAAATGGACGTATTTCTCAATGGACGAAAAGTGGTGTTGTGCAACCGATGA
- a CDS encoding Mammalian cell entry related domain protein: MLLHGSEASEKRTLTIVGTVVVLCAVAVAGIFIAFKPFAGRPDDEISVAIETPYVGPGVAKGTQLVMHGVKVGEVTAVSRLSGGGVLLDTNLQKSPTKGLTDAMGIDFRTINYFGVTGIDLVAGTGGRPLADGTRLTITPKGNSTLQALLSRLGKLATGALTNQLIEVVEKATRYTDALNPLAETLVISANALAETQTVSTAQLLTNATGISVAFPGFADAMLDAGYYATHGTNKLNKGTWNASEEEYQTVILPFMQYVSDNLFGAIGRLEYTHIDDLTPVIDSVRAMTDVVPPLMRPQGMSDMLVELRTRLEKMYAGTPEQRALQVRILLDSMPGVAAPLAAAGGAR, translated from the coding sequence ATGCTCCTGCATGGCTCGGAGGCATCTGAGAAGCGAACATTGACCATCGTCGGCACAGTTGTCGTGCTCTGCGCCGTGGCGGTTGCAGGCATATTCATCGCGTTCAAGCCATTCGCCGGCCGACCGGACGATGAAATCTCGGTGGCGATCGAGACGCCATATGTCGGACCGGGCGTCGCCAAGGGCACGCAGCTGGTCATGCACGGGGTGAAGGTCGGGGAGGTCACCGCCGTGTCCAGGTTGTCCGGAGGCGGTGTTCTGCTGGATACCAATCTGCAGAAATCGCCGACGAAGGGCTTGACTGACGCAATGGGCATCGATTTCCGGACCATCAACTATTTTGGTGTGACCGGTATCGATCTAGTCGCCGGTACGGGTGGCCGGCCGCTCGCCGATGGAACCCGGTTGACGATCACGCCGAAAGGTAATTCGACACTTCAGGCATTGCTATCCCGCCTTGGAAAACTCGCCACCGGGGCGCTGACCAACCAGCTGATCGAGGTGGTCGAGAAGGCCACTCGATACACCGATGCGTTGAATCCGCTGGCCGAGACACTGGTGATCTCGGCGAATGCACTGGCTGAAACTCAAACAGTGAGTACCGCGCAACTATTGACAAACGCGACTGGAATAAGCGTCGCGTTCCCCGGGTTCGCCGATGCGATGCTCGACGCCGGTTACTACGCAACACACGGTACGAATAAACTCAACAAAGGTACTTGGAATGCCAGCGAGGAGGAATATCAAACCGTCATTCTTCCGTTCATGCAGTATGTATCCGATAACCTCTTTGGGGCTATCGGCAGGCTGGAGTACACGCATATCGACGATCTGACGCCTGTCATCGACAGTGTCCGGGCGATGACTGATGTGGTGCCACCTTTGATGAGACCCCAAGGCATGTCGGACATGCTCGTGGAATTGCGTACCCGACTTGAGAAGATGTACGCAGGGACCCCTGAGCAGCGCGCGCTTCAAGTTCGTATTCTTCTCGACAGCATGCCGGGTGTGGCGGCGCCACTTGCTGCCGCGGGCGGTGCCCGATGA
- a CDS encoding ABC transporter permease — MIFIAKAFSSVPVAVVKYRRQTLQQMNSLAWGRGSLIVDGGAISVLLLLGIAVGASLAVEAFAVLNIIGFGGLSGIIGGIGGVRELAPIVSAVAFAGQAGCRMTAEIGAMRIAEEIDALEAIGLRPIPFVVGTRLIGAMILVVPGYLVALIANFFVMDTVIRVFHSQPGGTYNHYFAQFVTPTDLAYSVIKVAVFCMAVTLIHCYYGYFASGGPVGVGQASGRAVRTSLITIIFLDLILTVAMWGLHPVFVFKG; from the coding sequence CAAACACTGCAGCAAATGAACAGCCTCGCTTGGGGCCGCGGTTCGCTCATCGTGGATGGCGGTGCGATAAGCGTATTACTGCTCCTCGGCATTGCTGTCGGTGCCTCGTTGGCAGTTGAGGCGTTTGCTGTATTGAACATCATCGGGTTCGGTGGCTTGTCGGGGATCATCGGCGGTATAGGCGGGGTTCGAGAGCTTGCGCCGATAGTGAGTGCTGTCGCGTTCGCCGGACAGGCAGGGTGCCGGATGACCGCCGAGATCGGCGCCATGCGCATCGCCGAAGAGATAGATGCCTTGGAGGCAATAGGCCTGCGGCCCATACCGTTTGTGGTTGGTACGCGCCTTATTGGCGCGATGATCTTGGTGGTGCCGGGATACCTGGTGGCCCTGATAGCCAATTTCTTCGTCATGGACACCGTCATCCGGGTATTTCACAGTCAGCCGGGCGGGACATATAACCACTATTTTGCTCAATTCGTGACGCCAACAGATCTCGCGTACTCCGTCATCAAGGTAGCTGTCTTCTGCATGGCGGTGACGTTGATCCATTGCTACTACGGATACTTTGCTTCCGGCGGACCGGTCGGTGTCGGTCAAGCGTCCGGCCGTGCAGTGCGGACCAGTCTGATCACGATCATCTTTTTGGATTTGATACTGACCGTGGCGATGTGGGGCCTTCATCCAGTGTTCGTGTTCAAGGGTTAG